A genome region from Chitinivorax sp. PXF-14 includes the following:
- a CDS encoding DUF547 domain-containing protein, giving the protein MKVWLRRLAVAITFSLGAATAYAQTPQGFDHGAWSQMLQRHVRWISDGHASTVNYQGMATDKDKLQNYLTALSAVSRQTFDGWSREAQLAYLINAYNAFTVQFILTRYPDLKSIKDLGSFIQSPWKKPFVSLLGQTRSLDDIEHGLIRGSGRYRDPRIHFAVNCASIGCPALRPEAYGAEKLDEQLEDQTKRFLGDRTRNRIADDALEVSPIFKWYREDFEQGFRGDKALPDLLARYAGVAGLNAAQANDLRGGRLAIRFGDYDWRLNDGRR; this is encoded by the coding sequence ATGAAAGTTTGGCTGCGCAGACTGGCCGTCGCCATCACGTTCTCCTTGGGGGCTGCGACGGCCTATGCCCAAACGCCACAGGGCTTCGATCACGGCGCATGGAGCCAGATGCTTCAGCGACATGTGCGCTGGATTAGCGACGGCCATGCGAGCACCGTGAACTATCAGGGTATGGCGACCGACAAGGATAAGTTGCAGAACTATTTGACGGCCCTGTCAGCCGTATCGCGCCAGACCTTCGATGGTTGGTCGCGGGAGGCACAGTTGGCGTATCTGATCAATGCCTACAACGCCTTCACGGTGCAGTTTATTCTGACCCGATACCCGGATTTGAAGTCCATCAAGGATCTGGGTTCCTTCATCCAGTCACCCTGGAAGAAGCCGTTTGTGTCTTTGCTCGGGCAAACCCGTTCGCTGGATGACATTGAACACGGATTGATTCGCGGATCGGGGCGCTATCGTGATCCGCGTATCCATTTTGCGGTCAATTGCGCCAGCATCGGCTGCCCGGCGTTACGGCCCGAAGCCTATGGCGCGGAAAAACTTGACGAGCAACTCGAAGACCAGACCAAGCGCTTCTTGGGCGACCGGACGCGAAACCGGATCGCGGACGATGCGCTGGAGGTTTCCCCCATCTTCAAGTGGTACCGCGAGGATTTCGAGCAAGGCTTCCGTGGCGATAAGGCGTTGCCGGATTTACTGGCGCGTTATGCCGGTGTGGCCGGACTGAACGCCGCGCAAGCGAACGATCTGCGCGGTGGAAGGCTGGCGATCCGCTTTGGCGATTACGACTGGCGTCTCAATGACGGCCGGAGGTAA
- a CDS encoding TIGR04283 family arsenosugar biosynthesis glycosyltransferase → MKLSIIVPMLNESTGLPDLCEHVVPLARSGVEIIFVDGGSQDGSEAIAHAAGFRVLTSAAGRARQMNAGAAASSGDVLLFLHADTRLPPGAMIAIAQALRSHQWGRFDVRIAGKPMALRMVSALMNWRSRLSGIATGDQGLFVTREAFEAVGGFADQPLMEDIDICRALKTGGKPACLALQVVTSGRRWEQRGVWRTIALMWWLRWRYWLGTPVEDIARAYR, encoded by the coding sequence ATGAAGTTAAGCATCATAGTCCCCATGCTCAATGAGTCGACAGGCCTGCCCGATTTGTGCGAGCACGTGGTGCCACTCGCCCGATCAGGCGTGGAAATCATTTTTGTTGATGGCGGCAGTCAGGATGGATCAGAAGCCATTGCACACGCAGCCGGGTTTCGTGTTCTGACGAGCGCAGCGGGTCGGGCGCGCCAAATGAATGCGGGCGCGGCGGCGAGCAGCGGCGACGTACTGCTTTTTTTGCATGCCGACACGCGGCTGCCGCCAGGGGCCATGATCGCCATCGCACAGGCGCTGCGCAGCCATCAGTGGGGACGCTTCGATGTGCGCATCGCCGGTAAACCGATGGCTTTGCGCATGGTTTCGGCACTGATGAATTGGCGTTCACGCCTCTCCGGGATCGCCACCGGCGATCAGGGCCTTTTCGTGACGCGTGAGGCGTTTGAAGCAGTCGGCGGATTTGCGGATCAACCGCTGATGGAAGACATCGACATCTGCCGAGCACTCAAAACCGGAGGGAAGCCCGCCTGCTTGGCGCTGCAAGTCGTCACCTCGGGCCGTCGCTGGGAGCAGCGCGGCGTGTGGCGCACTATCGCGCTCATGTGGTGGTTGCGTTGGCGTTACTGGCTGGGTACGCCGGTGGA